In Nyctibius grandis isolate bNycGra1 chromosome 8, bNycGra1.pri, whole genome shotgun sequence, a single window of DNA contains:
- the MRPL44 gene encoding large ribosomal subunit protein mL44, producing MAARLLLRASRRLLAGAGAGAGRVALSTAPPREKKRWLRAYLEQQRLEAPPQRRSEQPSWDYHAEIKAFSHRLHENFSLDLLKTAFVNSCYIESEEARRRELGLDQEAVVLHLQDNSKLAAQGMSFSRSYLTQCFEGAYPDLPAKGIGALVDFLTSRELVSYVAQNLSIQDLTLCKEFPVPPDVLQRTFFAVIGALLDSSGPEKTGIFVRDFFIPELIGKDLFEIWQVVNPMGLLVEELTKRNIPSPEPRITRQLGVSTVLPLYFVGLYCDKKIIAEGPGETLLAAEEEAARVALRKLYGYTENRRPWDYSKPKQGLAEKAISSS from the exons ATGGCCGCCCGACTGCTCCTACGGGCGTCGCGGCGGCTGctggccggggccggggccggggccgggcgggtgGCGCTCAGCACGGCGCCGCCCCGCGAGAAGAAGCGGTGGCTCCGCGCCTACCTGGAGCAGCAGCGGCTGGAGGCGCCCCCGCAGCGGCG CTCGGAGCAGCCCAGCTGGGATTACCATGCAGAGATAAAAGCTTTTAGCCACCGCCTacatgaaaatttttctttggaTCTTCTCAAGACTGCATTTGTTAATTCTTGTTACATTGAAAGTGAAGAGGCAAGACGGCGAGAACTTGGGCTAGACCAAGAAGCGGTTGTTCTTCATCTACAAGACAATAGTAAACTCGCTGCACAAGGGATGTCTTTTTCGCGTTCTTACCTGACGCAGTGTTTTGAAGGTGCCTACCCAGATTTACCTGCAAAGGGCATAGGAGCACTTGTTGATTTTCTTACCAGTCGGGAACTTGTTTCTTACGTGGCTCAAAACCTGTCTATACAGGACCTGACGCTTTGCAAAGAGTTTCCCGTCCCACCAGATGTGCTACAGAGGACGTTCTTTGCTGTGATAGGAGCCTTGCTCGATAGCAGCGGGCCTGAGAAAACGGGGATCTTTGTCAGG gatttttttattccCGAActgattggaaaagacctgttTGAGATCTGGCAAGTTGTAAATCCTATGGGCTTACTAGTGGAAGAACTGACCAAGAGGAATATCCCCTCTCCAGAACCAAGAATTACCAGGCAGTTGGGAGTCAGCACAGTTCTGCCACTGTATTTCGTTGGGTTGTACTG cgATAAGAAGATTATAGCTGAAGGTCCTGGTGAAACACTGcttgctgcagaggaagaagctgcCCGTGTGGCACTGCGGAAGCTATATGGGTATACAGAGAACAGGAGACCTTGGGATTACTCAAAACCCAAACAAGGATTGGCTGAAAAGGCTATCAGCAGTAGCTAG